In a genomic window of Pangasianodon hypophthalmus isolate fPanHyp1 chromosome 1, fPanHyp1.pri, whole genome shotgun sequence:
- the si:dkey-260g12.1 gene encoding tumor necrosis factor receptor superfamily member 14 isoform X1: protein MSVKVLHVVIFFLMSDLTSSLPLEAETRHRRATDACTECPAGKYRQEHTCTVCLPCPDNTFTNKTNKEYSCLPCFNDCRKELHLQVLSPCSKVADVVCQCMKGFVCTKTDKYTGQCQKCKLQPPEQTTYHSTAQTFSHTVAQTASYAPEQITSHPPAWTSFTPVSTVLQTKGSWGTMLQLYILFLVLCILLGIITFYFYKRRKIDCLKKRLKQCSVRKQKEDSNAISSEINKPIKQLHAQETHTQTPSTTNTDCPTPQPASREQLLPASGNLGPLHIYGAGTVFVSLLNQFGLNGGDKDEEDLRQQPLNNSEMHSPPSPTIPLSKEERNRDISYISFPFQEQGKECHMSKEEGL, encoded by the exons ATGTCAGTGAAGGTGCTACATGTTGTCATATTCTTTCTAATGAGTGATCTGACCTCCAGCCTTCCTCTG GAAGCTGAAACCCGACATCGCAGGGCAACAGACGCTTGCACAGAATGTCCTGCAG GAAAGTACAGGCAGGAACATacatgtacagtgtgtttaccTTGTCCTGATAATACCTTCACCAACAAGACCAACAAAGAGTATAGCTGCCTTCCCTGCTTTAATGACTGCAGAAAAG AGTTGCACTTGCAGGTGTTGAGTCCATGCAGCAAGGTGGCTGATGTGGTTTGTCAATGTATGAAAGGGTTTGTTTGCACTAAGACAGATAAGTACACAGGACAGTGCCAAAAGTGTAAACTGCAGCCACCTGAGCAGACCACCTATCACTCAACTGCACAGACCTTTTCTCACACCGTTGCACAGACTGCCTCTTATGCCCCAGAACAGATCACCTCGCACCCTCCAGCATGGACCTCCTTCACGCCCGTTTCAACTGTTCTACAAACAAAGGGGTCATGGG GTACAATGTTACAgctgtacattctgtttttaGTTCTGTGTATTTTACTCGGcatcatcacattttatttctacaAACGAAGGAAAATAGACTGCTTAAAAAAAC GCTTAAAGCAATGCTCGGTACGAAAGCAAAAG GAGGACAGTAATGCCATATCTTCTGAAATAAACAAGCCAATCAAACAGCTCCATGCccaggagacacacacacaaacacctagcACTACTAACACAGACTGTCCCACTCCTCAGCCAGCCAGCAGAGAGCAACTTCTTCCGGCTTCTGGAAATCTAG GTCCTCTCCACATATATGGTGCAGGTACAGTGTTTGTCAGCTTGCTGAACCAATTTGGACTGAATGGAGGAGACAAAGATGAAGAGGATCTCCGACAGCAGCCTTTAAACAATAGTGAGATGCACAGTCCTCCCTCTCCTACGATCCCTCTGTCCAAGGAGGAAAGGAACAGGGACATCAGTTACATCTCTTTCCCCTTTCAGGAGCAAGGGAAGGAGTGTCACATGTCAAAAGAAGAAGGATTGTGA
- the si:dkey-260g12.1 gene encoding tumor necrosis factor receptor superfamily member 14 isoform X2: MSVKVLHVVIFFLMSDLTSSLPLEAETRHRRATDACTECPAGKYRQEHTCTVCLPCPDNTFTNKTNKEYSCLPCFNDCRKELHLQVLSPCSKVADVVCQCMKGFVCTKTDKYTGQCQKCKLQPPEQTTYHSTAQTFSHTVAQTASYAPEQITSHPPAWTSFTPVSTVLQTKGSWGTMLQLYILFLVLCILLGIITFYFYKRRKIDCLKKRLKQCSVRKQKPASREQLLPASGNLGPLHIYGAGTVFVSLLNQFGLNGGDKDEEDLRQQPLNNSEMHSPPSPTIPLSKEERNRDISYISFPFQEQGKECHMSKEEGL; the protein is encoded by the exons ATGTCAGTGAAGGTGCTACATGTTGTCATATTCTTTCTAATGAGTGATCTGACCTCCAGCCTTCCTCTG GAAGCTGAAACCCGACATCGCAGGGCAACAGACGCTTGCACAGAATGTCCTGCAG GAAAGTACAGGCAGGAACATacatgtacagtgtgtttaccTTGTCCTGATAATACCTTCACCAACAAGACCAACAAAGAGTATAGCTGCCTTCCCTGCTTTAATGACTGCAGAAAAG AGTTGCACTTGCAGGTGTTGAGTCCATGCAGCAAGGTGGCTGATGTGGTTTGTCAATGTATGAAAGGGTTTGTTTGCACTAAGACAGATAAGTACACAGGACAGTGCCAAAAGTGTAAACTGCAGCCACCTGAGCAGACCACCTATCACTCAACTGCACAGACCTTTTCTCACACCGTTGCACAGACTGCCTCTTATGCCCCAGAACAGATCACCTCGCACCCTCCAGCATGGACCTCCTTCACGCCCGTTTCAACTGTTCTACAAACAAAGGGGTCATGGG GTACAATGTTACAgctgtacattctgtttttaGTTCTGTGTATTTTACTCGGcatcatcacattttatttctacaAACGAAGGAAAATAGACTGCTTAAAAAAAC GCTTAAAGCAATGCTCGGTACGAAAGCAAAAG CCAGCCAGCAGAGAGCAACTTCTTCCGGCTTCTGGAAATCTAG GTCCTCTCCACATATATGGTGCAGGTACAGTGTTTGTCAGCTTGCTGAACCAATTTGGACTGAATGGAGGAGACAAAGATGAAGAGGATCTCCGACAGCAGCCTTTAAACAATAGTGAGATGCACAGTCCTCCCTCTCCTACGATCCCTCTGTCCAAGGAGGAAAGGAACAGGGACATCAGTTACATCTCTTTCCCCTTTCAGGAGCAAGGGAAGGAGTGTCACATGTCAAAAGAAGAAGGATTGTGA